In one Oscillospiraceae bacterium genomic region, the following are encoded:
- a CDS encoding septum site-determining protein MinC: MDAFAITNLSFTYPEQTVRAVDDLTLTVAQGEFLVLCGPSGSGKSTLLRQLKTALAPHGARTGEILFEGTPLEELGQRVQSARIGFVQQSPENQIATDKVWHELAFGLESLGCDTPTIRRRVAEMASFFGIQAWFYQNVADLSGGQKQLLNLASIMAMQPSVLILDEPTSQLDPIAAADFLATLGRINRELGTTILLTEHRLEDAFPLAGRVAVMDRGRLLCTGRPGEVGAALRHAGHAMFLSMPTPMRVWAAVENAAPCPVTVREGRDWLTAYAAGRALEEPPPAAPRVYPGGTALRAADLWFRYEKELPDVVKGLSLTLERGEFLALLGGNGTGKTTSLKLLSGLKAPYRGEFRAEGRVGVLPQNPQTLFVKKTLREDLAELLKGGRGAAAAREAKLARTVALCRLEGLLDRHPYDLSGGEQQRAALAKVLLLDPDILMLDEPTKGLDAEFKQVFAEILQTLLHRGVAVLMVSHDIEFCAKYAHRCALFFDGSIVAEGAPRAFFSGNSFYTTSANRMARGLIPEAVTAEDVIAACGGELPPAPMLPEDCPPLPPPASGSPDEKPRKLPLWRKALAGVSAAAAAAAFVQAMGLTDLTALVGAEGLTGLAGGYAGLYAVLIGALLVFTLSISRRSSPPVTAQVPRGKRRLSRRTVAAAVMILLLVPLTLFVGTYYLGGKKYYFIALLVLMECMLPFFLIFEGRKPQARELVVIAVLCAIGVAGRAAFFMLPQFKPVMALCIIAGVAFGGETGFLVGAMTMLLSNVMLSQGPWTPWQMFSMGVIGFLAGVLFRKGLLRRTRGSLCTFGALAAIVVYGGIMNPASALMWSYTINWNIILAYYISGFLMDCVQAAATAFFLWFAAEPMLEKLDRIKVKYGLVE, translated from the coding sequence ATGGACGCGTTTGCAATCACAAATCTGAGCTTCACCTACCCGGAGCAGACGGTCAGGGCCGTTGACGATCTGACGCTCACCGTGGCGCAGGGGGAGTTCCTGGTGCTGTGCGGACCGTCCGGCAGCGGAAAATCCACCCTGCTGCGCCAGCTCAAAACCGCGCTGGCCCCCCACGGCGCGCGCACGGGGGAGATCCTATTCGAGGGGACACCCCTGGAGGAGCTCGGCCAGCGGGTGCAGAGCGCCCGTATCGGCTTTGTGCAGCAGTCCCCGGAAAACCAGATTGCCACCGACAAGGTGTGGCACGAGCTGGCCTTCGGGCTGGAGAGCCTGGGCTGCGACACCCCCACCATCCGCCGCCGGGTGGCGGAGATGGCCTCCTTTTTCGGCATCCAGGCCTGGTTTTATCAGAACGTGGCCGACCTCTCCGGCGGGCAGAAGCAGCTGCTGAACCTGGCCTCCATCATGGCCATGCAGCCCAGCGTGCTGATCCTGGACGAACCCACCAGCCAGCTCGACCCCATCGCGGCCGCGGACTTCCTGGCCACCCTGGGCAGAATCAACCGGGAATTAGGCACCACGATCCTGCTCACGGAGCACCGGCTGGAGGACGCCTTCCCCCTGGCCGGGCGGGTGGCGGTCATGGACCGGGGGCGGCTGCTCTGCACGGGCAGGCCCGGCGAGGTGGGCGCGGCGCTCAGGCACGCGGGGCACGCCATGTTCCTGTCCATGCCCACCCCCATGCGGGTGTGGGCCGCGGTGGAAAACGCCGCCCCCTGCCCCGTCACGGTGCGGGAGGGGCGGGACTGGCTCACGGCCTACGCGGCGGGTCGGGCGCTGGAGGAGCCGCCCCCGGCGGCCCCCCGCGTTTACCCTGGCGGGACGGCCCTCCGGGCCGCCGATCTCTGGTTCCGCTACGAAAAGGAGCTGCCGGACGTGGTAAAGGGCCTGTCCCTCACCCTGGAGCGGGGGGAGTTCCTGGCGCTGCTGGGCGGCAACGGCACGGGCAAAACCACCAGCCTCAAGCTGCTCTCCGGGCTGAAGGCCCCCTACCGCGGGGAATTTAGGGCGGAGGGCCGGGTGGGGGTGCTCCCTCAGAACCCGCAGACCCTCTTTGTGAAAAAGACCCTGCGGGAGGATCTGGCCGAGCTGCTCAAGGGCGGACGCGGGGCGGCGGCGGCGCGGGAGGCCAAGCTCGCCCGGACGGTGGCCCTGTGCCGCCTGGAGGGCCTGCTGGACAGGCACCCGTACGATCTCTCCGGCGGGGAGCAGCAGCGGGCGGCGCTGGCCAAGGTGCTGCTGCTGGACCCCGATATTCTCATGCTGGACGAGCCCACCAAGGGCCTGGACGCGGAGTTCAAGCAGGTATTCGCCGAGATCCTTCAGACCCTGCTACACCGGGGCGTGGCCGTGCTCATGGTGAGCCACGACATTGAGTTCTGCGCCAAATACGCCCACCGCTGCGCACTGTTCTTCGACGGAAGCATCGTGGCCGAGGGGGCGCCCCGGGCCTTTTTCTCCGGCAACAGCTTTTACACCACCTCGGCCAACCGTATGGCTCGGGGCCTGATCCCCGAGGCCGTCACCGCCGAGGACGTGATCGCCGCCTGCGGCGGGGAGCTGCCCCCCGCGCCCATGCTTCCGGAGGATTGCCCGCCCCTGCCCCCGCCCGCCTCCGGCAGCCCGGATGAGAAGCCCCGAAAGCTGCCCCTCTGGCGGAAGGCCCTTGCGGGGGTGTCGGCCGCGGCGGCGGCCGCCGCCTTTGTCCAGGCCATGGGCCTCACCGACCTGACCGCGCTGGTGGGCGCGGAGGGCCTGACCGGCCTGGCGGGAGGCTACGCGGGCCTTTACGCCGTGCTGATTGGGGCGCTGCTCGTGTTCACCCTATCCATCAGCCGCCGTTCCAGCCCGCCGGTTACGGCCCAGGTCCCCAGGGGGAAGCGCAGGCTTTCCCGGCGGACCGTGGCCGCAGCCGTCATGATCCTGCTGCTCGTCCCGCTGACGCTCTTTGTGGGCACCTACTACCTGGGCGGGAAAAAGTACTATTTTATCGCCCTTCTGGTGCTGATGGAGTGTATGCTCCCCTTCTTCCTCATCTTCGAGGGACGCAAGCCCCAGGCGCGGGAGCTGGTGGTCATCGCCGTACTGTGCGCCATCGGCGTGGCGGGGCGCGCCGCCTTCTTTATGCTGCCGCAGTTCAAGCCGGTCATGGCGCTGTGCATCATCGCGGGCGTGGCCTTTGGCGGGGAGACCGGCTTCCTGGTGGGGGCCATGACGATGCTGCTCTCCAACGTCATGCTCAGCCAGGGGCCGTGGACGCCGTGGCAGATGTTCAGCATGGGCGTCATCGGGTTTCTGGCCGGCGTGCTCTTCCGCAAGGGCCTGCTGCGCCGCACCAGAGGCTCCCTGTGCACCTTCGGCGCGCTGGCGGCCATCGTCGTCTACGGCGGGATTATGAATCCGGCATCCGCCCTCATGTGGTCGTATACCATCAACTGGAACATCATTCTGGCGTACTACATCTCCGGCTTCCTCATGGACTGCGTCCAGGCCGCCGCCACCGCCTTCTTCCTCTGGTTCGCGGCGGAGCCCATGCTGGAAAAGCTGGACCGCATCAAGGTCAAATACGGCCTGGTGGAGTAG
- a CDS encoding cobalt transporter has product MRGRDTFSSYHPLVNFLYFALVLAYTMCLMHPASLLISLAGALAYSIYLNGRRAVRFSLLFLLPMMLMAALLNPAFNHEGATLLTYLPSGNPLTLESILYGLAAAAMLAAVITWFSCYTAVMTSDKFVYLFGRVIPALSLVLSMALRFVPRFRAQLRTVAEAQRCVGRDVSEGGLLRRAKNGVTILSIMVTWALENAIETADSMKGRGYGLPGRTAFSIYRFDNRDRAALGWLLFCGVFVLSGVLAGGLYWRYYPTAKGAAPTPLGAMFQLCYLALCLTPVILNVREDRTWTRLQSQI; this is encoded by the coding sequence ATGCGCGGCAGGGACACCTTTTCCAGCTACCACCCGCTCGTCAACTTTTTATACTTCGCCCTGGTGCTGGCCTACACAATGTGCCTGATGCACCCGGCCTCGCTGCTCATTTCCCTGGCCGGCGCGCTGGCCTATTCCATCTACCTCAACGGGCGCAGGGCCGTGCGCTTCAGCCTGCTGTTCCTGCTGCCCATGATGCTGATGGCCGCGCTGCTCAACCCGGCGTTCAACCACGAGGGGGCGACGCTTTTGACCTACCTGCCCTCGGGCAACCCGCTGACGCTGGAGAGTATTCTGTATGGTCTGGCGGCGGCGGCCATGCTGGCCGCCGTAATCACCTGGTTTTCCTGCTACACGGCGGTGATGACCTCGGACAAATTCGTGTACCTGTTCGGCCGGGTCATCCCGGCGCTGTCGCTGGTGCTGTCCATGGCGCTGCGGTTTGTCCCCAGGTTCCGCGCCCAGCTGCGGACGGTGGCCGAGGCCCAGCGGTGCGTGGGGCGGGACGTGTCCGAGGGCGGGTTACTCCGGCGGGCGAAAAACGGCGTGACCATCCTGTCCATCATGGTCACATGGGCACTGGAGAACGCCATCGAGACGGCGGACTCCATGAAGGGCCGGGGTTACGGCCTTCCGGGGCGCACCGCCTTTTCCATCTACCGCTTCGACAACCGGGACCGGGCCGCGCTGGGGTGGCTGCTGTTCTGCGGGGTGTTCGTGCTCTCCGGTGTGCTGGCGGGAGGGCTGTACTGGCGATACTACCCCACGGCCAAGGGGGCCGCGCCCACGCCGCTGGGGGCCATGTTCCAGCTTTGCTACCTGGCGCTGTGCCTGACGCCGGTTATCCTGAATGTAAGAGAGGATCGCACATGGACGCGTTTGCAATCACAAATCTGA